The Oryza glaberrima chromosome 9, OglaRS2, whole genome shotgun sequence genome includes a window with the following:
- the LOC127783818 gene encoding uncharacterized protein LOC127783818, whose protein sequence is MRHLYLGSCSFHPTINLDLRSLMKLHLFNVHITGDELGCLLFSCYALEWLELEHCDEIVCMKVPCQLQRLNHLKVFECRMLQVIENKAPNICSFDFGESIPNVPNLETLTICSYHEMVNTPMLPSKFLHLKCLTIDLAEVSHAYDYFSLVSFLDASPFLETLLLGIPKDSMEDDLIFGDSSNMRQMPENRHDNLQSVEITCFCSAKSLIELTCCILACTTSLEYLTLDTTRGVYSCSTGKHSQCFPMDKAMIPKANRAMLAIETYIERKVPSTVKLNVVKPCPRCHIIES, encoded by the exons ATGCGACATCTTTATCTTGGCAGTTGTAGCTTCCATCCCACAATCAACCTTGACTTGAGAAGCCTGATGAAGTTGCATCTGTTTAATGTCCATATTACAGGAGATGAGTTAGGGTGCCTTCTCTTCAGTTGTTATGCTTTGGAGTGGTTGGAACTTGAGCATTGTGATGAAATAGTTTGCATGAAGGTACCTTGTCAGTTGCAACGCCTCAATCACCTGAAAGTGTTTGAATGCAGAATGCTGCAAGTAATAGAGAATAAGGCTCCAAATATTTGCAGTTTTGATTTTGGAG AGTCTATACCCAATGTGCCAAATCTTGAAACTCTCACCATTTGCTCGTATCACGAG ATGGTTAACACACCAATGTTGCCTAGCAAATTCCTCCATCTCAAGTGTTTGACTATCGATCTTGCTGAAGTTTCCCATGCATATGATTATTTCTCTCTAGTTTCTTTTCTTGATGCTTCTCCTTTCTTGGAGACTTTACTTCTGGGT ATACCAAAGGACAGCATGGAGGATGACTTGATTTTTGGGGATTCCTCAAATATGAGGCAGATGCCAGAAAACCGTCATGACAACCTTCAGAGTGTGGAGATCACTTGTTTCTGCTCTGCGAAGAGCTTGATCGAGCTAACATGTTGTATTCTTGCCTGTACAACGTCACTTGAGTACCTTACACTGGATACTACTCGTGGTGTTTATAGCTGTTCTACAGGTAAACACAGCCAATGCTTTCCTATGGACAAGGCCATGATCCCTAAAGCCAACAGGGCTATGTTGGCTATCGAAACATACATTGAACGAAAAGTTCCTTCCACAGTTAAGCTAAATGTTGTGAAACCTTGCCCCCGTTGCCATATAATTGAATCTTAG